In one Nicotiana sylvestris chromosome 8, ASM39365v2, whole genome shotgun sequence genomic region, the following are encoded:
- the LOC138876159 gene encoding uncharacterized protein: protein MANTAWVAKHFKDKIINQPNIKLRKLQDLIRIKYGLQILASKETIPGKEVFVGIYICLHACKVGWLEGCRNVIGFDGAFLKGVYKGKLLSCIGKDGNNQMYHVAWAVVEKETKHTWSWFFRCLMHELQLTKSQGEGLTIISDMQKGLVAFVSELLPNVEHRMCARHIWSNWKQKWKGEARRKKFWACVRASFEAYLKAKIDEQAELGDSKTIEDLMRYPKQCWCRAFFKDWSKCDSVENNMCEIFSSWILSARHKSIITMLEKIRVEVMERMTTMREFATRWISDVSPLAMGYIEEQSQYAVKHEFKWNGDTGYEIQHGV, encoded by the exons ATGGCTAATACAGCATGGGTAGCTAAACATTTCAAGGACAAGATTATCAACCAACCTAACATAAAGCTTAGAAAGTTGCAGGATTTGATTAGGATAAAGTATG GTCTACAAATCCTGGCGTCCAAGGAGACAATACCTGGTAAGGAGGTGTTTGTGGGTATCTATATTTGTCTACATGCTTGCAAAGTTGGTTGGTTGGAAGGATGTAGAAATGTTATTGGCTTTGATGGAGCATTTCTGAAGGGTGTGTATAAGGGTAAGCTACTATCATGCATTGGTAAAGATGGTAACAACCAAATGTACCATGTTGCCTGGGCAGTGGTGGAAAAGGAGACAAAGCACACATGGTCATGGTTTTTTAGGTGCCTGATGCATGAACTGCAGCTCACTAAATCCCAAGGTGAGGGGCTCACCATAATTTCTGATATGCAGAAG GGACTTGTTGCATTTGTTTCTGAGTTGTTACCAAATGTTGAGCACAGAATGTGTGCAAGACACATATGGAGCAACTGGAAACAAAAGTGGAAAGGAGAGGCAAGACGGAAGAAGTTTTGGGCCTGTGTAAGGGCTTCATTTGAAGCATATTTGAAGGCTAAGATAGACGAGCAGGCAGAACTAGGTGATAGTAAGACCATTGAGGACTTGATGAGATACCCAAAACAATGTTGGTGTAGAGCATTCTTCAAAGATTGGAGTAAGTGTGATTCTGTGGAGAACAACATGTGTGAGATATTTAGCAGTTGGATCTTGTCTGCTAGGCACAAGTCTATCATAACCATGTTAGAAAAGATTAGAGTGGAGGTGATGGAGAGGATGACTACCATGAGAGAATTTGCAACAAGGTGGATTTCTGATGTATCTCCTTTGGCAATGGGGTATATAGAGGAACAATCTCAATATGCTGTTAAGCATGAATTTAAATGGAATGGGGATACTGGGTATGAGATACAACATGGAGTTTAA